Proteins found in one Drosophila busckii strain San Diego stock center, stock number 13000-0081.31 chromosome 2R, ASM1175060v1, whole genome shotgun sequence genomic segment:
- the LOC108596238 gene encoding uncharacterized protein LOC108596238 isoform X1 — MKGLSSWSICLGLAIATTLVFHNVQLFGSKENADNAKDKELQDAFEESCKTSSFDVYLHFFWIFACIYALSKFTELSERYLSAKIAFKERSSDMRLLNEEWEKTLKLYEQDKKQLDTQLQVLREKNCTLEQSMRDLRDCNLHLISENFMRTVLQDQQIQGLTQRVQDQQPSNIYITNRHIHLTRQVFLNEGHIDIDVNLRKAGGKDQQQQQQTLNVWVQYLKMRKCYMGPIADPNLVLHGNPDDLQPIVMTTEQLSKLQGML; from the exons ATGAAGGGCCTATCCAGCTGGAGTATATGCCTAGGCCTGGCCATAGCCACTACTCTGGTATTTCACAATGTGCAGCTGTTTGGCAGCAAAGAGAACGCGGACAATGCAAAAG ACAAGGAGCTGCAGGATGCGTTCGAGGAGAGCTGCAAGACGAGCTCCTTTGATGTATACTTGCATTTCTTTTGGATATTCGCCTGCATCTATGCGTTGTCCAAGTTCACGGAGCTGTCGGAGCGCTACCTGAGCGCCAAGATCGCCTTCAAGGAGCGCAGCTCCGACATGCGCTTGCTCAACGAGGAATGGGAGAAGACCCTTAAGCTCTACGAGCAGGATAAGAAGCAATTGGATACGCAGCTGCAGGTGCTGCGTGAAAAGAACTGCACCTTGGAGCAATCGATGCGGGATTTGCGAGattgcaatttacatttgATTAGCGAGAACTTCATGCGCACTGTGCTCCAGGATCAACAAATACAGGGCTTGACCCAACGTGTGCAGGATCAGCAGCCGTCCAATATATACATAACCAATCGACATATACACCTAACGCGACAAGTGTTTCTCAACGAGGGTCACATCGACATTGATGTAAATCTACGCAAGGCTGGCGGGAaggaccagcagcagcagcagcaaaccctAAATGTTTGGGTGCAGTACCTAAAAATGCGGAAATGCTACATGGGACCCATAGCTGATCCCAACTTGGTATTGCATGGCAATCCAGATGACTTGCAGCCCATAGTTATGACCACAGAACAGCTGTCCAAGCTGCAGG GCATGCTCTAG
- the LOC108596238 gene encoding uncharacterized protein LOC108596238 isoform X2 has translation MLEQHYTTLAFEMENRTLDKELQDAFEESCKTSSFDVYLHFFWIFACIYALSKFTELSERYLSAKIAFKERSSDMRLLNEEWEKTLKLYEQDKKQLDTQLQVLREKNCTLEQSMRDLRDCNLHLISENFMRTVLQDQQIQGLTQRVQDQQPSNIYITNRHIHLTRQVFLNEGHIDIDVNLRKAGGKDQQQQQQTLNVWVQYLKMRKCYMGPIADPNLVLHGNPDDLQPIVMTTEQLSKLQGML, from the exons aTGCTTGAACAACACTACACAACACTTGCATTCGAAATGGAAAATCGAACGCTAGACAAGGAGCTGCAGGATGCGTTCGAGGAGAGCTGCAAGACGAGCTCCTTTGATGTATACTTGCATTTCTTTTGGATATTCGCCTGCATCTATGCGTTGTCCAAGTTCACGGAGCTGTCGGAGCGCTACCTGAGCGCCAAGATCGCCTTCAAGGAGCGCAGCTCCGACATGCGCTTGCTCAACGAGGAATGGGAGAAGACCCTTAAGCTCTACGAGCAGGATAAGAAGCAATTGGATACGCAGCTGCAGGTGCTGCGTGAAAAGAACTGCACCTTGGAGCAATCGATGCGGGATTTGCGAGattgcaatttacatttgATTAGCGAGAACTTCATGCGCACTGTGCTCCAGGATCAACAAATACAGGGCTTGACCCAACGTGTGCAGGATCAGCAGCCGTCCAATATATACATAACCAATCGACATATACACCTAACGCGACAAGTGTTTCTCAACGAGGGTCACATCGACATTGATGTAAATCTACGCAAGGCTGGCGGGAaggaccagcagcagcagcagcaaaccctAAATGTTTGGGTGCAGTACCTAAAAATGCGGAAATGCTACATGGGACCCATAGCTGATCCCAACTTGGTATTGCATGGCAATCCAGATGACTTGCAGCCCATAGTTATGACCACAGAACAGCTGTCCAAGCTGCAGG GCATGCTCTAG